CTACTCCTACATTTCCACtttttttacttatttatattattagaaTAGAACATACTACACTAATACTATGGACAATTAGTTCTCCCAAACCTAATATAGAATATATATTCCAGCCTGagattaatattttgtttagAGTGGTTAATGTTTCTGAAGGGCCTTTTGAGGAGCGTATGATGACAACAGGCCAACATACCATTGTTGACATTTATTGCAATGACTGTGGAGCTAATTTGGGTACTATTCACCTTTATTGAGCAACTCCTTTCACTTAGTTTATATACTTTCctagttatttttaactccATGAACTCCTCCCTttctattatttacacttaCTTATTGATAAGTCACCTAATTTATCTATACACACCcatactaataatacatTTATGTACCAGTGGTAATATTTACTAGGTTGGAAGTATGAAGAGGCTACTGAGGAATCCCAAAAGTACAAGAAGGgcaaatttattttagaaaagGTTCCCTTTACGCTATTCATATTTCAAGACATctaatgaatttttagGCACTGTTGAAAAACAATAATCCGAATTATTCCAGTAGTGTTGAAGACGATAATGATGTTACTGATGATTAACCTAAAACTACCCCAATTCTAGCCATTAACCATTACTATTTGGTTCAACACACTTAACGGATTTCACACATTTGAATTATCATGAAATATTATGactatttacacaactGCTTATCTTAAATCTATGTAATAGGTAGTAAAAACATTCAATGTAACACATTAGGGGCGAGTGTTTTAACACCCGTTTAGACTACTTGTACATACAAAGTATAGATATATTAGGTTCCATGGTAAAGTATAAAGTATAGATAGATTATTAAGTTATGGTTAAAGACTTTCAAACTTAGAAGCATCAGCTTTTTTGAAATTGAAGAACGAATAAATTTCACTGAGATTGCGGTTTAGAAGATTATCAAACTCATCAACATTAAAGTCagtaaaatgtgtttccGATCTCTTAGCTAAATCCCTTCGAAAATTTCTGAGAATATTTCTCATAAGCAATCGGTCTATTCGTATCTCAGCCTGCGAATTTATTTTGTCACTTATTAAGCTAACTGCATGTTCGTATGGATTACAAGAGCCAGAATCGGTATTAATGTCCGTCAAAAATGCCAGCAAGGTATCTGAAGAAAACATAGAAATTTCACGACG
Above is a window of Theileria parva strain Muguga chromosome 2, complete sequence, whole genome shotgun sequence DNA encoding:
- a CDS encoding Yippee zinc-binding/DNA-binding /Mis18 centromere assembly family protein translates to MGILHKYYLEGDDIYECIDCGSHLTTSKELVSTSFRGRTGVAWLFTRVVNVSEGPFEERMMTTGQHTIVDIYCNDCGANLGWKYEEATEESQKYKKGKFILEKALLKNNNPNYSSSVEDDNDVTDD